One region of Oncorhynchus mykiss isolate Arlee chromosome 8, USDA_OmykA_1.1, whole genome shotgun sequence genomic DNA includes:
- the LOC110529645 gene encoding uncharacterized protein LOC110529645 isoform X1, which produces MVQSRMERREVPRLMRYYTITIGKTMSSHNQFMRQLGGGFTEVLSPEQSDIIMAFCPIVSRAGTDIEVALPQIPEGKDVILVVLHHYFNPECAVPDSSRLVTRSDVILTVDCLFHESKGGLLNCPRNKAAVGKIRNRLNMKPKVIDAIVDIPDHRNRPLSVAAHIYWRWCVPVSLIASGQTGVVARDHHLHVLLGSLCFLFFCVWWYF; this is translated from the exons ATGGTTCA GTCCAGAATGGAACGCAGAG AGGTGCCAAGGTTGATGAGGTACTACACCATCACCATTGGCAAGACTATGAGTTCTCATAATCAGTTTATGAGACAACTTGGAGGAGGATTCACTGAAGTGCTGTCACCAGAGCAGAGTGATATCATCATGGCTTTCTGTCCCATCGTCTCTCGTGCTGGTACTGATATTGAGGTAGCACTGCCGCAGATTCCAG AGGGTAAAGACGTCATTCTGGTAGTCCTGCATCACTATTTTAACCCAGAGTGCGCTGTACCTGACAGCAGCAGACTAGTGACCAGAAGTGATGTAATACTCACAGTGGACTGTCTGTTCCATGAGAGTAAGGGAGGACTACTGAACTGTCCTCGCAACAAAGCAGCAGTTGGTAAAATTCGGAACCGGCTGAACATGAAGCCAAAG GTGATAGATGCCATCGTGGACATCCCTGATCACAGAAACAGGCCA CTCTCTGTCGCAGCACACATTTATTGGAG ATGGTGTGTTCCAGTGTCCTTGATTGCATCAGGGCAGACAGGAGTT GTTGCCAGAGATCACCATTTGCATGTGTTGTTGGGCTCAttatgtttcttgtttttttgtgtttggTGGTATTTTTGA
- the LOC110529645 gene encoding uncharacterized protein LOC110529645 isoform X4 yields MVQEVPRLMRYYTITIGKTMSSHNQFMRQLGGGFTEVLSPEQSDIIMAFCPIVSRAGTDIEVALPQIPEGKDVILVVLHHYFNPECAVPDSSRLVTRSDVILTVDCLFHESKGGLLNCPRNKAAVGKIRNRLNMKPKVIDAIVDIPDHRNRPLSVAAHIYWRWCVPVSLIASGQTGVVARDHHLHVLLGSLCFLFFCVWWYF; encoded by the exons ATGGTTCA AGAGGTGCCAAGGTTGATGAGGTACTACACCATCACCATTGGCAAGACTATGAGTTCTCATAATCAGTTTATGAGACAACTTGGAGGAGGATTCACTGAAGTGCTGTCACCAGAGCAGAGTGATATCATCATGGCTTTCTGTCCCATCGTCTCTCGTGCTGGTACTGATATTGAGGTAGCACTGCCGCAGATTCCAG AGGGTAAAGACGTCATTCTGGTAGTCCTGCATCACTATTTTAACCCAGAGTGCGCTGTACCTGACAGCAGCAGACTAGTGACCAGAAGTGATGTAATACTCACAGTGGACTGTCTGTTCCATGAGAGTAAGGGAGGACTACTGAACTGTCCTCGCAACAAAGCAGCAGTTGGTAAAATTCGGAACCGGCTGAACATGAAGCCAAAG GTGATAGATGCCATCGTGGACATCCCTGATCACAGAAACAGGCCA CTCTCTGTCGCAGCACACATTTATTGGAG ATGGTGTGTTCCAGTGTCCTTGATTGCATCAGGGCAGACAGGAGTT GTTGCCAGAGATCACCATTTGCATGTGTTGTTGGGCTCAttatgtttcttgtttttttgtgtttggTGGTATTTTTGA
- the LOC110529645 gene encoding uncharacterized protein LOC110529645 isoform X2 yields MVQSRMERREVPRLMRYYTITIGKTMSSHNQFMRQLGGGFTEVLSPEQSDIIMAFCPIVSRAGTDIEVALPQIPEGKDVILVVLHHYFNPECAVPDSSRLVTRSDVILTVDCLFHESKGGLLNCPRNKAAVGKIRNRLNMKPKVIDAIVDIPDHRNRPMVCSSVLDCIRADRSCCQRSPFACVVGLIMFLVFLCLVVFLIVSFWKQ; encoded by the exons ATGGTTCA GTCCAGAATGGAACGCAGAG AGGTGCCAAGGTTGATGAGGTACTACACCATCACCATTGGCAAGACTATGAGTTCTCATAATCAGTTTATGAGACAACTTGGAGGAGGATTCACTGAAGTGCTGTCACCAGAGCAGAGTGATATCATCATGGCTTTCTGTCCCATCGTCTCTCGTGCTGGTACTGATATTGAGGTAGCACTGCCGCAGATTCCAG AGGGTAAAGACGTCATTCTGGTAGTCCTGCATCACTATTTTAACCCAGAGTGCGCTGTACCTGACAGCAGCAGACTAGTGACCAGAAGTGATGTAATACTCACAGTGGACTGTCTGTTCCATGAGAGTAAGGGAGGACTACTGAACTGTCCTCGCAACAAAGCAGCAGTTGGTAAAATTCGGAACCGGCTGAACATGAAGCCAAAG GTGATAGATGCCATCGTGGACATCCCTGATCACAGAAACAGGCCA ATGGTGTGTTCCAGTGTCCTTGATTGCATCAGGGCAGACAGGAGTT GTTGCCAGAGATCACCATTTGCATGTGTTGTTGGGCTCAttatgtttcttgtttttttgtgtttggTGGTATTTTTGATTGTTTCTTTCTGGAAACAATGA
- the LOC110529645 gene encoding uncharacterized protein LOC110529645 isoform X3 has translation MVQMERREVPRLMRYYTITIGKTMSSHNQFMRQLGGGFTEVLSPEQSDIIMAFCPIVSRAGTDIEVALPQIPEGKDVILVVLHHYFNPECAVPDSSRLVTRSDVILTVDCLFHESKGGLLNCPRNKAAVGKIRNRLNMKPKVIDAIVDIPDHRNRPLSVAAHIYWRWCVPVSLIASGQTGVVARDHHLHVLLGSLCFLFFCVWWYF, from the exons ATGGTTCA AATGGAACGCAGAG AGGTGCCAAGGTTGATGAGGTACTACACCATCACCATTGGCAAGACTATGAGTTCTCATAATCAGTTTATGAGACAACTTGGAGGAGGATTCACTGAAGTGCTGTCACCAGAGCAGAGTGATATCATCATGGCTTTCTGTCCCATCGTCTCTCGTGCTGGTACTGATATTGAGGTAGCACTGCCGCAGATTCCAG AGGGTAAAGACGTCATTCTGGTAGTCCTGCATCACTATTTTAACCCAGAGTGCGCTGTACCTGACAGCAGCAGACTAGTGACCAGAAGTGATGTAATACTCACAGTGGACTGTCTGTTCCATGAGAGTAAGGGAGGACTACTGAACTGTCCTCGCAACAAAGCAGCAGTTGGTAAAATTCGGAACCGGCTGAACATGAAGCCAAAG GTGATAGATGCCATCGTGGACATCCCTGATCACAGAAACAGGCCA CTCTCTGTCGCAGCACACATTTATTGGAG ATGGTGTGTTCCAGTGTCCTTGATTGCATCAGGGCAGACAGGAGTT GTTGCCAGAGATCACCATTTGCATGTGTTGTTGGGCTCAttatgtttcttgtttttttgtgtttggTGGTATTTTTGA